A genomic window from Cytobacillus suaedae includes:
- a CDS encoding nucleotidyltransferase family protein produces MKKLDLRNVSKELILIFDIINKEQTILKEMTINEDSYNWDHLINLSIHHRVFSYIYPKIKALNCIPSRVHQVLLQQYKSSTIKMLHFIAEMKHINTAFNLCNIPLLFLKGPILAKSLYGDISLRTSCDIDVLIPIEDLKLAEKMLLELGYVKEDYIETILNDWKWRHHHLTFFHPEKGIKFELHWRLGPGPGVEPTFNELWKRRRESDITGSNPVCYLGVEDLFVFLVSHGARHGWSRLRWLLDIKKIVNQGIDSDLLLPLLRKYQSSHLAGQALILTSSILGTTIPANLQKLMDGRKPILLAQRTLFYFEREINLHSEPLDKDISVYHGRYLMSLKTVKQKILFFLSCLHPYSTDLKTLPLPKPLHFLYFPLRPFLWLFRYRRNTILLGKRG; encoded by the coding sequence GTGAAAAAATTGGATTTAAGAAATGTCTCTAAGGAACTCATATTAATTTTTGATATCATTAATAAAGAACAAACTATTTTAAAAGAAATGACGATTAATGAGGATAGTTACAATTGGGATCATTTAATTAATCTTTCCATTCATCATCGTGTTTTTTCATATATTTATCCTAAAATAAAGGCACTCAATTGTATTCCATCTAGGGTTCATCAGGTATTATTACAACAATATAAATCCAGTACGATTAAAATGCTTCACTTTATTGCAGAAATGAAACATATTAATACTGCTTTTAACTTGTGTAATATTCCTCTTTTATTTTTGAAAGGACCTATTCTTGCTAAAAGTTTATATGGAGACATTTCCCTAAGGACTTCATGCGATATAGATGTATTAATACCAATTGAAGATTTAAAATTGGCAGAAAAAATGCTTCTTGAACTTGGATATGTAAAAGAGGACTATATCGAAACTATATTAAATGATTGGAAATGGAGACATCACCATCTAACATTTTTTCATCCGGAGAAGGGAATTAAATTCGAGCTTCATTGGAGACTAGGTCCAGGACCAGGAGTAGAACCTACTTTTAACGAGTTATGGAAAAGAAGAAGAGAAAGTGATATCACCGGAAGCAATCCTGTCTGTTACTTAGGTGTTGAAGATTTGTTTGTATTTCTTGTATCTCATGGAGCAAGACATGGTTGGTCACGTCTTCGGTGGCTTCTTGATATTAAAAAAATAGTAAATCAAGGTATAGATTCAGACCTATTATTGCCCCTGTTAAGAAAATATCAATCTAGCCATCTAGCCGGACAGGCATTAATTTTGACATCATCTATCTTAGGCACAACTATTCCAGCCAATTTGCAAAAATTAATGGATGGTAGGAAACCTATACTGTTGGCACAAAGAACTCTTTTTTATTTTGAAAGGGAAATTAATCTACATTCAGAACCATTAGATAAGGATATATCTGTATACCACGGTAGATATCTTATGTCATTAAAGACTGTCAAACAGAAGATTTTGTTTTTTTTAAGCTGCTTACATCCATATTCAACTGATTTGAAGACTTTACCACTACCAAAACCTCTTCATTTTTTATATTTTCCGTTAAGACCGTTTTTATGGTTATTTAGATACAGACGGAATACAATTCTACTTGGAAAGAGGGGTTAA
- a CDS encoding aldolase — protein MRELLQKFRYKTFGLVVESDFFMPELIEPEISVDYLDVSIVHGELENVWKTNGNDSNVVVKPNYVLFKVPNTAIFLIEDGERVIVSPFKGSDENKIRLYILGTCMGTILMQKKILPLHGSAVSIYGKAYAIVGNSGAGKSTLASTFISNGYSFLSDDVIAVSLSNEKGIPYVLPSYPQQKLWEQSLTALGMDNKDFKPLFERENKFAVPVENGFSLKPVPLAGVFELTITNTDKPKLVQLSKLEQLHKLYRHTYRQFLIPKQSLTDWHFKASSLLSSHINFCKLERPEIGFSVNQLMDMIIETIRSGE, from the coding sequence ATGAGAGAATTGTTGCAAAAGTTTAGATACAAAACATTTGGATTAGTTGTAGAAAGTGATTTTTTTATGCCAGAGTTAATTGAACCTGAAATATCTGTAGACTATTTAGATGTAAGCATAGTCCATGGGGAATTAGAAAATGTTTGGAAGACGAACGGTAATGATAGCAATGTAGTTGTAAAACCTAACTATGTTTTATTTAAAGTACCAAATACAGCCATATTTCTTATTGAAGACGGGGAAAGAGTTATCGTATCACCATTTAAGGGCTCAGACGAAAATAAGATCCGTTTATATATTTTAGGAACTTGTATGGGTACCATATTAATGCAAAAGAAAATACTCCCTTTACATGGTAGTGCTGTGTCAATATATGGGAAAGCCTATGCAATTGTTGGAAACTCCGGAGCTGGAAAATCAACTCTTGCTTCCACATTTATATCAAATGGTTACTCATTTTTAAGTGATGATGTGATAGCTGTTTCTCTATCTAACGAAAAGGGAATTCCCTATGTATTACCATCTTATCCCCAACAAAAACTGTGGGAACAAAGCTTAACTGCACTAGGAATGGACAATAAAGATTTCAAGCCATTGTTTGAGCGAGAAAATAAGTTTGCGGTACCTGTAGAGAATGGCTTCTCATTAAAGCCAGTACCGTTAGCAGGAGTTTTTGAGCTGACTATAACCAATACAGATAAGCCTAAACTAGTACAATTATCAAAGCTAGAGCAATTACATAAGTTGTATCGCCATACATATCGTCAATTTTTAATACCAAAACAATCTTTAACAGATTGGCACTTTAAAGCTTCTTCATTACTATCAAGCCACATTAATTTTTGTAAGTTAGAAAGACCTGAAATAGGCTTCAGTGTCAACCAACTAATGGATATGATTATAGAGACAATTAGATCTGGAGAATAA
- a CDS encoding paeninodin family lasso peptide, with the protein MKMQWKKPELEVLDVCMTMAGPGVRTPDAVQPDPDAPVTDVVHYS; encoded by the coding sequence ATGAAAATGCAATGGAAAAAGCCTGAGCTAGAGGTACTAGATGTTTGTATGACAATGGCTGGACCTGGAGTTAGAACTCCGGATGCTGTACAACCAGACCCGGATGCTCCAGTAACTGACGTGGTTCATTATAGTTAA
- a CDS encoding asparagine synthetase B — MSAIFGSINWNNEPVSQVHIDEIINSLSKFPADDMRAILLNNKFFGCLHQWITPESIGEVIPYFNSERDLAIVSDAIIDNREELFNRLHIKSERQKEITDSQLILEAYQYWGESTPEYLVGDFAFFIWDGARQKLFGARDFSGSRTMYYFSNENNFSFCTVIKPLFSLPFIKKQLNEVWLAEYLAIPWNFESVDTSSTVYKNIHQLPPSHSITVVGGDVKLKRYCHLDYKHKLKLRSNSEYEEAFLDVYKEAVKSRLRTHRNVGGHLSGGLDSGSVASIAARSLKEEGKKLQTFSYVPVDGFNSWTPKSRIANERALIKSTVEFTGNIEDNYYSFPESNPFSVIDDWIETLEMPYKFFENSFWLSGIYEKAFEKDVAVLLNGQRGNWTVSWGPAIDYQVQLFKKFQWLKMLRELCLYSRNIGTGRSRLVPGIKTKILSSVSMFNSDRNDIKNSVFPIMINPEFARELNVYEKLREQKVDLTGHSITDAYAVRKIQFQNLYYWNINGTYSTKLSLRYKVWDRDPTNDLRVVKFCLSVPEGQYVQNGLDRALIRRATKGLLPDNIRLNQKTRGIQGTDGIYRMLPEWNQFIDELEKITNDPQASYYLNVPVLKEFIVKFVNGAKQEDVFELDFKMLMKSLIVYRFLKTF, encoded by the coding sequence ATGAGTGCAATCTTCGGATCAATAAACTGGAATAATGAACCTGTCTCTCAGGTCCATATAGATGAAATAATTAATTCCTTAAGCAAGTTTCCTGCAGATGATATGAGAGCAATATTATTGAACAATAAATTCTTTGGATGCCTCCATCAATGGATCACACCTGAGTCAATCGGAGAAGTAATTCCCTACTTCAATAGTGAAAGAGATTTAGCCATTGTTTCTGATGCAATTATTGATAATCGCGAGGAGTTATTTAATCGATTACATATAAAATCAGAGAGACAAAAAGAAATAACTGACAGTCAACTAATATTGGAAGCTTATCAGTATTGGGGGGAAAGTACCCCAGAGTACCTTGTAGGAGATTTTGCCTTCTTTATATGGGATGGGGCAAGACAAAAACTTTTTGGAGCTAGGGATTTCTCGGGTAGTAGAACCATGTATTATTTCAGCAATGAGAATAACTTCTCATTTTGTACAGTTATTAAGCCATTATTTTCGTTGCCCTTTATAAAAAAGCAACTAAATGAAGTGTGGTTAGCTGAATATCTAGCAATTCCTTGGAATTTTGAATCAGTTGATACATCTTCTACTGTGTATAAAAATATTCATCAGTTACCTCCATCACACTCCATTACTGTAGTTGGTGGTGATGTGAAGCTAAAAAGATATTGTCATTTAGATTATAAACACAAATTAAAATTACGATCTAACAGTGAATATGAGGAAGCTTTCCTAGATGTATATAAAGAAGCAGTTAAATCTCGTTTACGTACACATAGAAATGTCGGTGGGCATTTAAGTGGTGGATTGGATTCTGGTTCAGTAGCAAGCATTGCTGCAAGATCATTAAAAGAAGAAGGAAAAAAGCTACAAACATTTAGCTATGTGCCAGTTGATGGATTTAATAGTTGGACCCCTAAAAGCAGAATAGCTAACGAAAGAGCTCTTATTAAATCAACAGTAGAATTTACGGGGAATATTGAGGATAACTATTATAGTTTTCCTGAAAGTAATCCGTTTTCTGTAATAGATGATTGGATTGAAACCCTCGAAATGCCATATAAGTTCTTTGAAAATTCTTTTTGGTTAAGTGGGATTTATGAAAAAGCATTTGAAAAAGATGTTGCTGTTCTATTAAATGGACAAAGAGGAAACTGGACGGTATCCTGGGGGCCGGCAATAGATTATCAGGTCCAGCTTTTTAAAAAGTTTCAATGGTTAAAAATGCTTAGAGAATTATGTCTTTATAGTAGAAACATAGGAACAGGAAGATCTAGACTCGTACCGGGAATTAAAACTAAAATTCTTTCTTCAGTTTCTATGTTTAATTCGGATAGAAATGATATTAAGAATAGTGTTTTTCCAATCATGATAAATCCTGAATTTGCCAGAGAGTTAAACGTATACGAAAAATTAAGGGAACAAAAGGTTGATTTAACTGGCCATTCGATTACTGATGCATATGCAGTTAGAAAGATACAGTTTCAGAACCTGTACTATTGGAATATAAACGGCACGTATTCAACAAAATTATCCCTTCGTTATAAAGTATGGGACCGGGACCCAACAAATGATTTAAGAGTGGTTAAATTTTGTTTATCGGTACCTGAAGGTCAATACGTTCAGAATGGTTTGGACCGAGCATTGATTAGACGTGCAACAAAAGGGCTTCTACCGGATAATATCAGACTAAACCAGAAAACACGGGGTATTCAAGGTACAGATGGGATTTATCGAATGCTTCCGGAATGGAATCAGTTTATAGATGAGCTCGAAAAAATAACAAATGATCCACAGGCATCTTATTACTTAAATGTTCCTGTTCTAAAAGAATTTATTGTTAAATTCGTTAATGGTGCAAAACAAGAAGATGTTTTTGAACTTGACTTTAAAATGCTAATGAAAAGCTTAATAGTTTACAGATTCTTAAAAACCTTTTGA
- a CDS encoding glycosyltransferase family 2 protein, with translation MALLTVFTPTFNRAYILHKCYESLKRQTNKEFIWLIIDDGSSDNTEDLVRSWIEERVITIRYALQENQGMHGAHNTAYSIIDTELNVCIDSDDYMPDDAVENIVSFWRKHGSPDVGGIIGLDCNHKMELIGTELPKDIKRSTLFNLYHKHGVKGDKKLVYRTILTKKYPYPIYQNEKLVPLSYKYFMLDQECEMLLMNEPLCIVEYLPDGSSKNILKQYKNSPKGFMFYRKEMMKLPNTSFQYKFKQAIHYVSCCLFAKSEGLIKHSPKKFLTIAAIPFGVLLNRYIIVKFPKN, from the coding sequence TTGGCACTTTTGACGGTATTTACACCAACTTTTAATAGAGCATATATTCTTCATAAATGTTATGAGAGTCTAAAAAGACAAACGAATAAAGAGTTTATTTGGCTAATTATCGATGATGGGTCATCGGATAACACGGAAGATTTAGTAAGAAGTTGGATAGAAGAGAGAGTCATAACAATTCGATATGCACTACAGGAAAATCAAGGGATGCATGGAGCTCATAATACTGCATATAGCATAATTGATACAGAATTAAATGTATGCATTGATAGTGATGATTATATGCCTGATGATGCTGTAGAAAATATTGTTTCATTTTGGAGAAAACATGGAAGTCCAGATGTCGGGGGCATAATCGGTCTCGATTGTAATCATAAGATGGAATTGATTGGGACAGAACTGCCTAAGGATATCAAGCGTTCTACATTATTTAACCTTTATCATAAACATGGTGTTAAAGGAGATAAAAAGCTTGTTTATCGGACGATACTTACAAAGAAATACCCTTATCCTATCTATCAAAATGAGAAGTTAGTTCCACTATCCTATAAGTATTTTATGCTAGATCAGGAGTGTGAAATGCTTCTTATGAATGAACCACTTTGTATAGTAGAGTATCTTCCAGACGGGTCGTCTAAGAACATATTAAAACAGTATAAAAATAGTCCAAAGGGGTTTATGTTTTATCGGAAAGAAATGATGAAATTACCAAACACATCATTTCAATATAAATTTAAGCAGGCTATTCATTATGTTTCTTGTTGTTTATTTGCAAAAAGTGAAGGTTTAATAAAACACTCACCTAAAAAGTTTCTAACAATTGCTGCCATTCCTTTTGGTGTATTACTTAATAGGTATATCATAGTAAAATTTCCTAAGAATTAG
- a CDS encoding glycosyltransferase family 1 protein, translating into MSKPIRILHVVVNMNRGGAETLIMNLYRNIDRTKVQFDFLTCKEGVFDKEIEELGGTVFRIPYVNEVGHFGYINSLNNFFSTHPNYLIVHTHLNKMSGLVTRAAKKHGIKYCITHSHNTGGEGSFLAKGYKWYSSLYIPRNTDYQFACSQAAAEWLFGNKSKEVKLLNNGIEPEVFMYSPEVRKKKREELGINDQLVIGHVGRFTKQKNHQFLIEIFAQFVKERPNSILLLCGDGVLRRDIETRVKELEIQDKVMFLGVRSDVHQLLQVFDIFLFPSLHEGLPVTLIEAQAAGIPCVISDEITTEVDLGLNLIKFLKLNRIDIWVSELEAIKAEKKEQSNFYQKQLRDKGYDIKTTASWLQDFYLTKAR; encoded by the coding sequence GTGAGCAAACCTATAAGAATTTTACATGTTGTAGTAAATATGAATAGAGGTGGGGCTGAAACGCTCATTATGAATCTCTATCGTAATATTGATCGAACTAAAGTTCAATTTGATTTTCTAACATGTAAAGAAGGTGTATTTGATAAAGAGATCGAGGAGTTAGGTGGAACTGTTTTTCGAATTCCATATGTAAATGAAGTTGGACACTTTGGATATATTAACTCTCTAAACAACTTCTTCTCAACACATCCTAACTATCTAATAGTACATACTCATTTAAATAAAATGAGTGGACTAGTAACAAGGGCTGCTAAAAAGCATGGAATTAAGTACTGTATTACTCATAGCCATAATACTGGTGGTGAAGGTAGCTTCTTGGCAAAGGGTTATAAGTGGTATTCAAGCCTATATATACCAAGAAACACTGATTATCAATTTGCTTGTTCACAAGCTGCTGCCGAATGGTTATTTGGTAATAAATCTAAAGAAGTAAAACTACTTAATAACGGAATAGAGCCAGAAGTATTTATGTATTCTCCAGAGGTTAGAAAGAAGAAAAGAGAAGAATTAGGGATTAATGATCAACTTGTTATAGGGCATGTAGGTAGATTTACAAAACAAAAAAATCATCAATTTTTAATTGAGATTTTTGCACAATTTGTTAAAGAAAGGCCAAATTCAATCCTTCTACTTTGTGGAGATGGTGTACTTAGAAGAGATATTGAGACTAGAGTAAAAGAATTAGAGATACAAGATAAAGTAATGTTTTTAGGTGTAAGAAGTGATGTCCATCAATTACTACAAGTCTTTGATATCTTTTTATTCCCTTCTCTACATGAGGGTCTACCAGTAACACTTATAGAAGCACAGGCGGCAGGAATTCCTTGTGTCATTTCAGATGAAATAACAACAGAAGTTGATTTAGGGTTAAATTTAATTAAGTTCTTAAAACTAAATCGCATTGATATTTGGGTAAGTGAACTAGAGGCTATTAAAGCTGAAAAGAAAGAACAATCTAATTTTTACCAGAAACAATTAAGAGACAAAGGTTATGATATAAAAACGACAGCAAGCTGGCTACAGGATTTTTATCTAACAAAAGCGAGGTGA
- a CDS encoding SDR family oxidoreductase, producing the protein MGYQNVKFSEGSKFLVTGAAGFIGSNLVEAILNLGYQVRGMDDLSTGKMENVDLFRHHPNYEFIEGDIRDITTCMKACEGIDYVLHQAAWGSVPRSIEMPLKYEEINIKGTLNIFEAARQNGVKKVVYASSSSVYGDEPNLPKLEGREGNILSPYALTKKSNEEYARLYTKLYGLDTYGLRYFNVFGRRQDPNGAYAAVIPKFLKQLLNNESPTINGDGNQSRDFTYIENVIEANLKACKADSEAAGQVYNIAYGGREYLIDIYNHLVNALGKDIQPIFGPPRIGDIRHSNADISKAKGMLGYDPEWSFERGIDAAIEWYKEELGMYV; encoded by the coding sequence ATGGGATATCAAAACGTTAAATTTTCAGAAGGTTCTAAATTTTTAGTGACGGGTGCAGCAGGATTTATTGGATCAAATTTAGTTGAGGCAATTCTAAATTTAGGGTATCAAGTTAGAGGAATGGATGATCTTTCAACTGGGAAAATGGAAAATGTAGATCTCTTCCGTCATCACCCTAACTATGAATTTATAGAAGGAGATATTCGAGACATTACTACATGTATGAAAGCTTGTGAAGGAATTGATTATGTTCTACATCAAGCAGCTTGGGGGAGTGTACCAAGAAGTATTGAAATGCCTTTGAAATATGAAGAAATTAATATAAAAGGTACGTTAAATATATTTGAAGCGGCAAGACAAAATGGTGTAAAAAAGGTAGTCTATGCTTCCAGCTCTTCGGTATATGGTGACGAGCCTAATTTACCTAAATTAGAAGGAAGAGAAGGCAATATTTTGTCCCCTTATGCACTTACTAAAAAGTCAAACGAGGAATATGCAAGGCTGTATACAAAGCTTTATGGACTAGACACTTATGGTTTAAGATACTTTAATGTATTCGGTAGGAGACAAGATCCAAATGGTGCTTATGCAGCAGTGATACCAAAATTTCTTAAACAATTATTAAATAATGAGTCTCCTACAATTAATGGTGATGGAAATCAAAGTAGGGACTTTACGTATATTGAAAATGTAATTGAGGCCAATCTAAAAGCTTGCAAGGCTGATAGTGAAGCAGCAGGACAAGTTTATAATATCGCTTACGGAGGTAGGGAATACTTAATTGATATTTATAATCATCTTGTGAATGCTTTAGGTAAAGATATTCAACCTATTTTCGGACCACCCCGAATAGGAGATATTAGACATAGCAACGCTGATATTTCTAAAGCTAAAGGAATGTTAGGTTATGATCCCGAGTGGAGCTTCGAAAGAGGAATCGACGCAGCAATCGAGTGGTATAAAGAAGAGTTAGGGATGTATGTATAA
- a CDS encoding nucleotide sugar dehydrogenase: MNLYEKVVNREEKLSLIGLGYVGLPIAVSFAKKVDVVGFDVSQKKIELYKSGIDPTREVGNETLKHTTIEFTSDERKLREAKFHIVAVPTPVKEDRTPDLTPLESASKTLGKNLTKGSIVVFESTVYPGVTEEICVPILERESGLKCGVDFKVGYSPERINPGDKEHRLETIIKIVSGMDKETLDIVANVYELVVDVGVYKAESIKVAEAAKVIENAQRDINIAFMNELSIIFNKMNIDTKAVLEAAGTKWNFLKFSPGLVGGHCIGVDPYYLTYKAEQMGYYSQIILSGRKINDDMGKYVAESIVKKMIKANKQINGSRVAVFGVTFKENCPDVRNTKVIDVIRELEEYGVEVKVVDPLADKDDLWTEYRINSFELHEITDMDAVVFAVPHDEFKSIKLEDVGKMYRTTKQVHIESSAYSEIAATSDLISSENSRVLMDIKGIFNRTEAENAGFLYWRL, translated from the coding sequence ATGAACCTATACGAAAAAGTGGTTAATCGGGAAGAAAAATTATCATTAATCGGTCTCGGATATGTTGGATTGCCTATTGCTGTTTCATTTGCAAAAAAAGTGGATGTGGTTGGATTTGATGTTAGTCAAAAAAAGATTGAACTATATAAAAGTGGCATAGATCCTACAAGAGAAGTAGGGAATGAGACTCTTAAACATACAACGATTGAATTCACTTCGGATGAAAGAAAATTACGAGAAGCGAAGTTTCATATTGTTGCTGTACCGACTCCTGTTAAAGAAGATCGTACACCGGATTTAACACCGTTAGAGTCTGCTAGTAAAACTCTTGGAAAAAACTTAACCAAAGGTTCAATCGTTGTCTTTGAATCGACTGTTTATCCAGGGGTAACAGAAGAGATTTGTGTTCCAATCTTAGAAAGGGAATCTGGATTAAAGTGTGGGGTGGATTTTAAAGTTGGATATTCACCTGAAAGAATTAATCCTGGAGATAAAGAACATAGATTAGAAACGATAATTAAAATTGTTTCTGGTATGGATAAAGAAACACTGGATATTGTGGCAAACGTATATGAACTAGTTGTGGATGTAGGAGTTTATAAGGCTGAGAGTATAAAAGTAGCTGAAGCAGCTAAGGTCATTGAAAACGCACAACGAGATATTAACATTGCATTTATGAACGAACTCTCAATTATTTTTAACAAGATGAACATAGATACGAAAGCTGTACTTGAGGCAGCGGGAACGAAATGGAATTTTCTTAAGTTTTCCCCAGGCCTCGTAGGTGGACATTGTATAGGAGTTGACCCGTATTACCTTACATATAAAGCGGAACAGATGGGCTATTACTCTCAAATTATCCTGTCAGGAAGAAAGATCAATGATGACATGGGTAAATATGTAGCTGAAAGCATTGTAAAGAAAATGATTAAAGCGAATAAACAAATCAATGGCTCAAGAGTTGCGGTATTTGGTGTAACCTTCAAAGAAAACTGTCCGGATGTACGAAATACGAAGGTAATTGATGTCATTAGAGAATTAGAAGAGTATGGAGTGGAAGTAAAGGTGGTTGATCCGTTAGCGGATAAAGACGATCTTTGGACTGAATATAGAATTAATTCTTTTGAATTACATGAGATAACCGATATGGATGCAGTGGTATTTGCTGTTCCACATGATGAGTTTAAATCAATCAAATTAGAAGACGTGGGAAAGATGTATCGGACAACAAAACAAGTACACATAGAATCTTCAGCCTATAGTGAAATTGCTGCAACATCTGATCTGATTTCAAGTGAAAATAGTAGAGTGTTGATGGATATCAAGGGGATTTTTAATCGAACAGAAGCCGAAAATGCAGGTTTCTTATATTGGAGGTTATAA
- a CDS encoding glycosyltransferase family 4 protein, with protein sequence MKILVLANFGMGLFNFRKELLEALIIQKNEVYISLPKDEYVPKLTSFGCKYIETKLDRRGTNPIKDLKLVLQYIKMIKDIKPDIVLTYTIKPNVYGGIACRITNTPYISNITGLGTSIENKGLLQKITLMLYKEGLKNASCLFFQNKTNQKFFINHQLANGKTRLVPGSGVNLDHHTYETYPEEHGNTKLLFIGRMMKDKGIDELLQAAKIVKEKYPNTQYDLIGGCEEDYHQQLSELDQLGIVTYHGQQKDVRSFIKESHATILPSYHEGTANVLLESASAGRVVLASRIPGCSETFDEGVSGFGFDVKNVGSLVETIIKFINLPYEQKKAMGIAGRNKMEKEYDRRIVIIAYLDEINGVVRREKYEPIRKSG encoded by the coding sequence ATGAAAATCCTTGTTCTTGCAAACTTCGGCATGGGTTTATTTAACTTCAGAAAAGAACTCTTAGAAGCACTAATCATCCAAAAAAATGAAGTATATATTTCCCTACCTAAAGATGAGTATGTACCAAAACTAACAAGTTTCGGCTGTAAATATATTGAGACAAAGTTAGATAGGCGCGGAACCAATCCTATTAAAGATCTAAAGTTGGTACTTCAATATATAAAAATGATAAAAGATATAAAACCAGATATCGTTTTAACTTATACAATTAAACCCAATGTTTATGGTGGAATTGCCTGTAGAATAACGAATACTCCATATATCTCTAATATAACAGGACTTGGAACATCAATTGAAAATAAAGGGCTCCTTCAAAAAATCACACTGATGTTATATAAGGAAGGTTTGAAAAATGCATCCTGTTTATTCTTTCAGAATAAAACGAACCAAAAATTCTTTATAAATCATCAACTTGCAAATGGAAAGACTAGGCTAGTCCCTGGGTCTGGTGTAAATCTAGATCATCATACCTATGAAACATATCCAGAGGAACATGGGAACACTAAACTTCTCTTTATAGGTCGCATGATGAAAGACAAGGGAATAGATGAACTTCTTCAGGCAGCTAAAATTGTTAAAGAAAAATACCCAAACACCCAATATGATTTGATAGGTGGGTGTGAGGAAGATTATCACCAACAGTTAAGTGAATTAGATCAATTAGGCATCGTTACTTATCATGGACAACAAAAGGATGTTCGTTCATTTATTAAAGAATCGCATGCAACTATATTACCGTCTTATCACGAAGGTACAGCTAATGTCTTGCTTGAATCTGCTTCAGCAGGGCGGGTGGTATTAGCTTCAAGGATACCTGGCTGCAGTGAAACCTTTGATGAAGGGGTAAGTGGCTTCGGTTTTGATGTGAAAAATGTAGGTAGTTTAGTAGAAACAATCATTAAATTTATTAATCTCCCTTATGAACAAAAGAAAGCAATGGGGATAGCGGGCCGAAATAAGATGGAAAAAGAATATGATCGAAGAATTGTAATCATTGCTTATCTAGATGAAATAAACGGGGTTGTAAGGAGGGAGAAATATGAACCTATACGAAAAAGTGGTTAA
- a CDS encoding HAD family hydrolase produces MNDSFFSQYDVIIFDCDGVIIEINQLKCEAFGKAVEGYPPDIIEKFVDHCKKTFGVSRYVKFKEFLSDFAKEPVQEEKFNRLVNKYADICKEIYLNANITPGTEQLLSELFNQDKKLYVASGSDEEELNNVFTNRNLSKYFKGIYGSPKTKLECVTNILKGHPNKIAVFIGDAFSDMRTAKDLGIDFIYMSKYTVQSEEQDLKCRKEAKLVINSFKDLIDNNFLTHEKIMLT; encoded by the coding sequence ATGAACGATTCTTTTTTTAGTCAATATGATGTAATCATTTTTGATTGTGATGGAGTAATTATTGAAATAAATCAATTAAAGTGTGAAGCTTTTGGTAAGGCAGTGGAAGGTTATCCACCTGATATAATTGAAAAGTTCGTTGATCATTGTAAAAAGACTTTTGGCGTTTCAAGATATGTAAAATTTAAAGAGTTTTTAAGTGACTTTGCAAAAGAGCCCGTTCAAGAAGAGAAATTTAATAGATTAGTGAACAAATATGCAGACATTTGTAAAGAAATATACTTAAATGCAAATATTACACCGGGAACAGAACAATTACTTTCTGAATTGTTTAACCAAGATAAAAAATTATATGTAGCTTCTGGTAGTGATGAGGAAGAATTGAACAACGTATTTACTAATAGAAATCTAAGTAAATATTTTAAGGGGATTTATGGATCTCCTAAAACGAAACTTGAATGTGTAACCAATATCTTAAAAGGTCATCCAAACAAAATAGCAGTTTTTATAGGAGATGCATTTTCAGATATGAGAACTGCAAAAGATTTAGGGATAGACTTTATTTATATGTCTAAATATACTGTTCAATCAGAAGAACAGGACCTTAAATGTAGAAAAGAAGCGAAGTTGGTAATTAATTCATTCAAAGATCTTATAGATAATAACTTCTTAACACACGAAAAAATAATGTTGACTTAA